A region of Natribaculum luteum DNA encodes the following proteins:
- a CDS encoding zinc-binding dehydrogenase: MKAVKITEHGDTDVIEYGEYPDPEVGRDEVLVDVKSAALNHLDVWTRRGLPTLDLEMPHIPGSDGAGVVAEIGEDVTRFEEGDRVALSAGVGDLRMDDPTLDPKFHIIGEHVPGIHAEYAAIPEDNLIPVPEGVDWEVAGSSSLVFQTAWRMLIERAELDPGEKVLVLGASGGVGHAALQIADYAGAEVYATGSTEEKLQYAEDHGADYVCNYEEENFADWVRSETGGRGVDVVVEHVGAPTWRDSIKSLTKGGRLVTCGGTGGGNPETDIPRIFWNQLEIIGSTMATPEQVDAVMELVWDGTFEPAIRDVFPMSETPRAHEMLEEREGFGKVVVRPDSELE; encoded by the coding sequence ATGAAGGCCGTCAAGATCACCGAACACGGAGACACGGACGTCATCGAGTACGGCGAGTACCCCGACCCGGAAGTCGGCCGGGACGAGGTACTGGTCGACGTCAAATCGGCGGCACTCAACCATCTGGACGTCTGGACCCGACGCGGACTTCCGACGCTCGACCTCGAGATGCCTCACATCCCGGGCAGCGACGGTGCGGGCGTCGTCGCCGAGATCGGCGAGGACGTCACTCGATTCGAGGAGGGCGACCGCGTGGCACTGTCGGCCGGCGTCGGCGACCTCCGGATGGACGACCCGACGCTCGATCCGAAGTTCCACATCATCGGCGAACACGTCCCCGGCATCCACGCCGAGTACGCCGCCATTCCCGAGGACAACCTGATCCCCGTCCCCGAGGGCGTCGACTGGGAGGTCGCCGGCTCGAGTTCACTCGTCTTCCAGACCGCCTGGCGGATGTTGATCGAACGGGCAGAGCTCGATCCCGGCGAGAAAGTACTCGTGCTCGGAGCCAGCGGCGGGGTCGGCCACGCCGCCCTCCAGATCGCCGACTACGCGGGCGCGGAGGTGTACGCGACCGGCAGCACCGAGGAGAAACTCCAGTACGCCGAAGACCACGGCGCGGACTACGTCTGTAACTACGAGGAGGAAAACTTCGCCGACTGGGTCCGCTCGGAGACGGGTGGACGCGGCGTCGACGTCGTCGTCGAACACGTCGGCGCGCCGACCTGGCGGGACTCGATCAAGAGCCTCACCAAGGGCGGCCGACTCGTCACCTGCGGCGGCACTGGCGGTGGAAACCCCGAGACCGACATCCCGCGGATCTTCTGGAACCAACTCGAGATCATCGGTTCGACGATGGCCACGCCCGAACAGGTCGACGCCGTGATGGAACTCGTCTGGGACGGCACGTTCGAGCCCGCGATCCGCGACGTGTTTCCGATGAGTGAGACGCCCCGTGCCCACGAGATGCTCGAAGAGCGCGAAGGGTTCGGCAAGGTCGTCGTCCGACCCGACAGCGAACTCGAGTGA
- a CDS encoding NUDIX hydrolase produces MVATREHPHENATEDVVAVDADDEALGVVDRLEAHTGDGIRHRAFTSLVFDHDDNILLAQRAPSKRLWGTYWDGTVASHPIDGQSQKEATRERLEEELGITPDQYDGLRVTDKFEYKRYFENEGVEHEVCTVLQLTLHERSLEPNEQEVAGVMWVPYERLYTHPEWYRQLRLCPWFEIATRRDVR; encoded by the coding sequence ATGGTTGCCACGCGGGAACACCCACACGAGAACGCCACGGAAGACGTCGTCGCCGTCGACGCGGACGACGAAGCACTCGGCGTCGTCGACCGACTCGAGGCTCACACCGGTGACGGCATTCGACACCGAGCGTTCACGTCGCTCGTCTTCGATCACGACGACAACATTTTGCTCGCCCAGCGGGCACCGAGCAAGCGCCTCTGGGGGACTTACTGGGACGGAACCGTCGCCTCCCACCCCATCGACGGACAGAGCCAGAAAGAGGCGACGCGAGAACGCCTCGAGGAGGAACTCGGGATCACCCCCGACCAGTACGACGGCCTGCGCGTGACGGACAAGTTCGAGTACAAACGCTACTTCGAGAACGAAGGCGTCGAACACGAGGTCTGTACCGTGTTGCAACTGACCCTCCACGAGCGCTCACTCGAGCCGAACGAGCAGGAGGTCGCGGGCGTGATGTGGGTTCCCTACGAGCGACTGTACACGCACCCGGAGTGGTACCGACAGCTCCGGCTCTGTCCCTGGTTCGAGATCGCCACGCGTCGCGACGTCCGGTGA
- a CDS encoding diacylglycerol/lipid kinase family protein has translation MSRSDPERVLVLNPVSGSEDHVAHVETLAHEHGFEVRKSEGEGDARQLARAASNEGADLVATAGGDGTVNEVVDGVLATDGLAETTVAVVPAGTGNNFASNVGVESIAEAFDVIEDGERRRIDLGIANGRAFVNSCIGGVTAEASAATTPNGKREYGVLAYVLRTLETISSFDSLPLRVTLEGLDGSSDAERWEGEALFVLVGNCRRFAGVRRTQADVEDGLFEVTIVEEAPPTDLVGQAALERLFDRETTRIVTRRASRVTLESLHDEPVEYSLDGESLEAERLTLETSAERLEVAVGDRYQPDPDASGW, from the coding sequence ATGAGTCGAAGCGATCCCGAACGCGTGCTCGTGCTCAATCCCGTCAGTGGAAGCGAAGACCACGTCGCGCACGTCGAGACACTCGCTCACGAGCACGGTTTCGAGGTTCGAAAGAGCGAGGGAGAAGGCGACGCACGGCAGCTGGCGCGAGCGGCGTCGAACGAGGGGGCCGACCTGGTGGCCACAGCAGGCGGCGACGGGACGGTAAACGAGGTCGTCGACGGCGTCCTCGCGACCGACGGGCTGGCGGAGACGACCGTCGCCGTCGTCCCCGCGGGGACGGGAAACAACTTCGCGTCGAACGTCGGCGTCGAGAGCATCGCCGAGGCCTTCGACGTGATCGAGGACGGCGAGCGGCGACGGATCGACCTCGGGATCGCGAACGGACGTGCGTTCGTCAACTCCTGTATCGGGGGCGTCACAGCCGAGGCGAGCGCCGCGACGACGCCCAACGGAAAGCGGGAGTACGGCGTCCTCGCGTACGTCCTCCGGACGCTCGAGACGATCTCCTCGTTCGACTCGCTCCCACTTCGAGTCACGCTCGAGGGTCTCGACGGATCGTCGGACGCGGAACGGTGGGAGGGTGAGGCGCTTTTCGTCCTCGTGGGTAACTGTCGACGGTTCGCGGGCGTCCGTCGGACGCAAGCGGACGTCGAAGACGGACTGTTCGAAGTCACTATCGTCGAGGAAGCCCCACCGACCGACCTCGTCGGTCAGGCTGCCCTCGAGCGGCTGTTCGACCGAGAGACGACGCGCATCGTCACGCGACGAGCGTCGAGGGTGACCCTCGAGAGCCTGCACGACGAACCGGTCGAGTACAGTCTCGACGGGGAGTCACTCGAGGCGGAGCGACTGACCCTCGAGACGAGCGCGGAGCGTCTCGAGGTCGCCGTCGGCGACCGCTACCAGCCGGATCCGGACGCGTCCGGCTGGTAG
- a CDS encoding IS1595-like element ISNpe28 family transposase (programmed frameshift), whose product MDEKSAQVFLPPRERCFERLRLARFGETVTCVHCESDDVVKRGTTGKDAQQYWCKGCETYFNDLTNTIFGQHRFELEEMFYIVKEMRSEPTAQIARDLGRDYEAVLNFVHKVQDVSGEIDEFELYDVCEADEIYVTAGEKGIEDEDQSPRKRGLKKKGRGRFESDKPPVLTLVRRDDGRVRFLVCKDLQDADEDIAEYGDGSVILCTDDYTIYDEIEEKEGVDGHLAVTHSDTYVIGDAHTNTCENRHSFLRQWLAKFRGVSKHHLQRYLNFLELKLNEPDSWFEKLLCYNVSG is encoded by the exons ATGGACGAGAAGTCTGCGCAAGTGTTCCTTCCACCACGTGAGCGGTGCTTTGAACGTCTCCGTCTCGCCCGCTTCGGCGAGACGGTGACGTGTGTCCATTGCGAGAGTGACGACGTTGTCAAGCGCGGAACAACCGGAAAAGACGCCCAGCAGTACTGGTGCAAGGGGTGTGAGACGTACTTCAACGACCTCACAAACACGATCTTCGGCCAACATCGCTTCGAACTGGAAGAGATGTTCTATATCGTCAAGGAGATGCGATCTGAGCCGACCGCTCAGATCGCTCGTGACCTTGGCCGAGACTACGAAGCTGTTCTCAACTTCGTTCACAAAGTCCAGGATGTGAGCGGGGAGATCGATGAATTTGAGCTGTACGATGTCTGTGAAGCTGACGAGATCTACGTAACAGCTGGTGAGAAAGGGATCGAAGACGAGGATCAGAGTCCGCGCAAGCGCGGACTCA AAAAAAAGGGACGAGGACGATTCGAATCAGACAAACCACCGGTGTTGACACTCGTCCGTCGGGATGACGGACGAGTTCGGTTTCTCGTCTGCAAGGATCTCCAAGACGCCGACGAAGACATCGCTGAATACGGTGATGGAAGCGTCATCCTCTGTACCGATGATTACACAATCTACGACGAGATCGAGGAGAAGGAGGGGGTGGACGGCCATCTGGCCGTCACCCACTCCGACACCTACGTCATCGGCGATGCCCACACGAACACCTGTGAGAACCGCCACAGCTTCCTTCGCCAGTGGCTGGCGAAGTTCAGAGGTGTCTCAAAACATCATCTCCAACGGTATCTCAATTTCCTTGAACTGAAACTCAACGAACCAGATAGCTGGTTCGAGAAACTCCTATGTTACAATGTATCGGGATGA
- a CDS encoding PHP-associated domain-containing protein, protein MYRDERTRFFHGRRGLGDRFDPYGFRLLAWAVDRRGLDGVATTNHDYYTPFSASRVVAIPGIEVSTTRGHVLVIGPNPPAETVALEYTPLETVELAHDRGCVAIVAHPFRNSTVAELEDVPFDAIEINGKHPRTRPLVEELAARRDLPLVGGSDAHYPFEAGRAYTVIDADVLTPESVVEAIRDGHVEARVDEGRFDRLLRRGYRAVHRRKHPDDALVSPTPGLGAPPGDDADETDR, encoded by the coding sequence ATGTATCGGGATGAGCGTACGCGCTTTTTCCACGGCCGTCGCGGTCTGGGCGATCGGTTCGACCCGTACGGGTTTCGGCTGCTCGCGTGGGCCGTCGACCGGCGCGGTCTCGACGGCGTCGCGACGACGAACCACGACTACTACACGCCGTTTTCCGCCTCGCGCGTCGTCGCGATTCCCGGCATCGAGGTTTCGACGACCCGCGGCCACGTGCTCGTGATCGGCCCGAATCCGCCGGCGGAGACGGTCGCCCTCGAGTACACGCCCCTCGAGACGGTCGAACTCGCACACGATCGCGGCTGCGTGGCGATCGTCGCCCACCCCTTTCGCAACAGCACGGTCGCCGAACTCGAGGACGTCCCGTTCGACGCGATCGAGATCAACGGGAAACATCCCCGTACCCGGCCGCTGGTCGAGGAACTCGCCGCCCGGCGCGACCTCCCGCTGGTCGGCGGCAGCGACGCCCACTACCCGTTCGAAGCGGGTCGTGCGTACACCGTGATCGACGCCGACGTCCTTACGCCCGAGTCGGTCGTCGAGGCGATCCGGGACGGGCACGTCGAGGCTCGCGTGGACGAGGGACGGTTCGACCGACTGCTCAGGCGTGGCTACCGGGCGGTTCACCGACGGAAACACCCCGACGACGCGCTCGTGAGCCCGACTCCCGGTCTCGGCGCTCCACCCGGCGACGACGCAGACGAGACCGACCGGTAG
- a CDS encoding Lrp/AsnC family transcriptional regulator, with the protein MDELDRRILDILRRDARTPYTEIADEVGTSEGTVRNRVERMNEDGVIERFTVTTRTGNVKAMIEVGVAVDVETGEVSERMAEWEEVDFVWMVSGEQDIVLVVDAADTRGVNELITQAREQDEVVSTKTRLILDEHLG; encoded by the coding sequence ATGGACGAGCTGGACCGGCGAATTCTGGACATCCTCCGGCGAGACGCCCGAACGCCGTACACCGAGATCGCAGACGAGGTCGGGACGAGCGAGGGGACCGTCCGAAATCGCGTCGAACGAATGAACGAAGACGGCGTCATCGAACGCTTTACGGTGACGACGCGAACCGGGAACGTGAAGGCGATGATCGAGGTCGGCGTCGCAGTCGACGTCGAGACGGGCGAAGTCTCCGAGCGGATGGCCGAGTGGGAGGAAGTCGACTTCGTCTGGATGGTCTCGGGCGAGCAGGACATCGTCCTCGTCGTCGACGCGGCCGACACGCGCGGCGTGAACGAACTCATCACGCAGGCGCGCGAACAGGACGAGGTCGTGAGCACGAAGACGCGGCTGATCCTGGACGAGCACCTGGGTTAG
- the carA gene encoding glutamine-hydrolyzing carbamoyl-phosphate synthase small subunit, which produces MTAAYVALEGGHVLEGRGRAPGTARGELVFTTAYTGYEESLTDPSYEEQVLTFSYPLIGNYGVREERFESDRVHPRAVLARELTGDVAEWLAEEGVPAVDHLDTREVVTDIRDGGAMKCGIAVGEDVTEEDALAELEACKAMSDHTEIGEQVSVAEPTVHGEGGDGQTVALIDCGVKGSIVDSLVARDATVHVLPHDATPADVDAVDPDVLFISNGPGDPENYEAAVSLVEEYVDDLPVAGICLGQQIVSLALGGTTEKMAFGHRGVNQPVLDLESGQVVMTTQNHGYTVADPGDNLEVSQINVNDDTPEGLVGSDCPVITRQYHPEANPGPHDTLDFFDDVLAMAEPESTRAVPADD; this is translated from the coding sequence ATGACAGCGGCCTACGTAGCACTGGAAGGCGGCCACGTACTCGAGGGGCGTGGTCGTGCTCCGGGAACGGCTCGTGGGGAACTGGTTTTCACGACAGCGTACACGGGATACGAGGAGAGTCTGACCGACCCCTCCTACGAGGAGCAGGTCCTGACGTTCTCGTACCCGCTGATCGGTAACTACGGCGTCCGCGAGGAGCGCTTCGAGTCCGACCGGGTTCACCCCCGGGCCGTGCTCGCTCGCGAACTGACCGGCGACGTCGCCGAGTGGCTCGCCGAGGAGGGCGTCCCCGCGGTCGACCACCTCGACACCCGCGAGGTCGTCACCGACATCCGGGACGGCGGCGCGATGAAGTGTGGCATCGCCGTCGGCGAGGACGTCACCGAGGAGGACGCACTGGCCGAACTCGAGGCCTGCAAAGCGATGAGCGACCACACCGAGATCGGCGAGCAGGTCAGCGTCGCCGAACCGACCGTCCACGGCGAAGGAGGCGACGGCCAGACGGTCGCACTGATCGACTGTGGCGTCAAGGGCTCGATCGTCGATTCGCTGGTCGCACGCGACGCGACCGTCCACGTCCTGCCACACGACGCGACGCCCGCCGACGTCGACGCGGTCGACCCCGACGTGCTGTTCATCTCGAACGGTCCCGGCGACCCCGAGAACTACGAGGCAGCCGTCTCGCTCGTCGAGGAGTACGTCGACGACCTCCCCGTCGCCGGCATCTGTCTGGGCCAGCAGATCGTCTCGCTCGCGCTCGGTGGCACCACCGAGAAGATGGCCTTCGGCCACCGCGGCGTCAACCAGCCCGTACTCGACCTCGAGTCCGGCCAGGTCGTCATGACCACCCAGAACCACGGCTACACCGTCGCCGACCCCGGCGACAACCTCGAGGTCTCGCAGATCAACGTCAACGACGACACTCCCGAGGGACTCGTCGGCAGTGACTGTCCGGTCATCACCCGCCAGTACCACCCCGAGGCCAACCCCGGTCCCCACGACACTCTCGACTTCTTCGACGACGTGCTCGCGATGGCCGAACCCGAGTCGACGCGAGCCGTTCCCGCCGACGACTGA
- a CDS encoding SIMPL domain-containing protein: MDRRQFMAASGVGVVAAMAGCVGSALEDDDPSANEDGDDSSGDGSSDRFIEVSASGDAETEPDRAIATVGVEATAESADAVRDELADGAAALRETFDELDVPEEKVQTDRYSIRDRPRERDAPEDVIFRGRHSFEVEIDDVGRVGEVIDAAVEAGADDVGRVSFTLQEETRDELRNDAIDDALANADAEAAHVADNRGVDLAGTRSVSTRDVHLQPVRYEMAHEMASDGAATGSSTAVDSGPVTVTATVRVVYDVTG, translated from the coding sequence ATGGACAGACGACAGTTCATGGCGGCGTCGGGCGTCGGCGTCGTAGCGGCGATGGCAGGCTGTGTCGGGAGCGCACTCGAGGACGACGACCCGTCGGCGAACGAGGACGGCGACGACTCGAGCGGCGACGGCTCGAGCGACCGGTTCATCGAGGTGAGCGCGAGCGGAGACGCCGAGACGGAACCGGACAGGGCGATCGCCACCGTCGGCGTCGAGGCGACTGCCGAGTCCGCCGACGCGGTGCGAGACGAACTCGCAGACGGCGCGGCGGCGTTGCGCGAGACGTTCGACGAACTCGACGTTCCCGAAGAGAAGGTACAGACGGACCGGTACTCGATCCGCGATCGTCCCCGCGAGCGGGACGCACCCGAGGACGTAATCTTCCGGGGCAGACACTCCTTCGAGGTCGAAATCGACGACGTCGGCCGCGTCGGCGAGGTCATCGACGCGGCGGTCGAGGCGGGTGCCGACGACGTCGGACGGGTGAGCTTCACGCTGCAAGAAGAGACGCGCGACGAGTTGCGAAACGACGCGATCGACGACGCCCTGGCGAACGCCGACGCCGAGGCCGCACACGTCGCCGACAACCGCGGCGTCGACCTCGCCGGGACGCGGTCGGTCTCGACGCGCGACGTCCACCTCCAGCCGGTTCGGTACGAGATGGCCCACGAGATGGCGAGCGACGGAGCCGCGACGGGCTCGAGCACCGCCGTCGACTCCGGCCCCGTCACCGTGACGGCGACGGTGCGGGTCGTCTACGACGTCACCGGATAG
- a CDS encoding sulfite exporter TauE/SafE family protein, which translates to MEVLGLGVGLLALFVAFGFMVGVFFGFFGMGGSFLVTPALLVMGYPARVAIGSGMAFVFGTAVIATMKHHGLGQVDYKLGGLMFVGLSVGIEGGRALVFYLETLGKAELVVGTTYVLLLGGIGLLFTRNALRDEEDTDETEDVDHDVDPDAIPDIAQTIQSYHVPPMVTLSGGIRVSLWTIFAVALAVGLVSGFLGIGGGFIRLPAIFYLIGLPLPVAVGTNLFGGLISGGVGSFLYAQSGGIDLSIVAPMLVGSALGARIGSTATMLVDDEELKIYFGLLLLVASVAVALSELGTIFAIAVLETISFALILVSAFVVCAIVLYTSVAAIRNRDVTPIASGD; encoded by the coding sequence ATGGAGGTACTCGGACTGGGCGTGGGCCTGCTGGCCCTGTTCGTCGCCTTCGGCTTCATGGTCGGCGTGTTCTTCGGCTTCTTCGGAATGGGTGGATCGTTTCTCGTGACGCCTGCACTGCTGGTGATGGGCTATCCCGCACGAGTGGCGATCGGCAGCGGGATGGCGTTCGTCTTCGGGACGGCCGTCATCGCAACGATGAAACACCACGGCCTCGGTCAGGTCGACTACAAACTCGGCGGGTTGATGTTCGTCGGGTTGAGCGTGGGCATCGAGGGCGGTCGCGCACTCGTGTTCTACCTCGAGACACTGGGCAAAGCAGAGCTGGTCGTCGGCACCACCTACGTGCTGTTGCTCGGTGGGATCGGCCTGCTCTTCACGCGAAACGCCCTGCGAGACGAGGAGGACACAGACGAGACGGAAGACGTCGACCACGACGTCGACCCGGACGCGATCCCCGACATCGCGCAGACGATCCAGTCGTACCACGTCCCCCCGATGGTCACGCTCAGCGGCGGCATTCGGGTGTCGCTGTGGACGATCTTCGCCGTCGCACTCGCCGTCGGCCTCGTCTCCGGCTTTCTCGGGATCGGCGGCGGCTTCATCCGCCTGCCAGCGATCTTCTACCTGATCGGGCTGCCACTCCCCGTCGCGGTCGGGACGAACCTGTTCGGCGGGCTCATCTCGGGCGGCGTCGGCTCGTTCCTCTACGCCCAGAGCGGCGGCATCGACCTCTCGATCGTCGCCCCGATGCTCGTCGGGAGCGCGCTGGGCGCGCGAATCGGCTCGACGGCGACGATGCTCGTCGACGACGAAGAACTCAAGATCTACTTCGGACTGCTGTTGCTCGTCGCCAGCGTCGCCGTCGCTCTGAGTGAACTCGGCACGATCTTTGCGATCGCGGTGCTCGAGACGATCAGCTTCGCGCTCATCCTCGTCTCCGCGTTCGTCGTCTGTGCGATCGTCCTCTATACGAGCGTCGCGGCGATCAGAAATCGCGACGTGACGCCGATCGCGAGCGGGGACTGA